Proteins co-encoded in one Novipirellula artificiosorum genomic window:
- a CDS encoding methylated-DNA--[protein]-cysteine S-methyltransferase, whose translation MQNLCYALKHDSPIGPLWSYWTKRGLYRLQWADTAQPEWIVDETLGSASAKSAADKLDVALIAFFAGHAEDFAWVRIDSLGWTPFADKVYRKCREIKPGSTMTYKQLAQRAGNERASRAVGSAMARNRVPIVIPCHRVVSSSGGLSGFSAPGGLETKRLLLELESD comes from the coding sequence ATGCAAAATTTGTGCTACGCCCTAAAACACGACTCGCCGATTGGGCCGCTATGGTCCTATTGGACGAAACGCGGTTTGTATCGACTGCAATGGGCTGACACGGCACAGCCCGAATGGATCGTTGACGAGACACTCGGTTCCGCGTCCGCAAAATCCGCTGCTGACAAACTTGACGTTGCCTTGATCGCATTCTTTGCCGGGCACGCGGAGGATTTCGCGTGGGTCCGCATTGACTCGTTGGGGTGGACGCCTTTCGCCGACAAGGTCTACCGAAAATGTCGCGAAATCAAGCCTGGCAGCACGATGACCTACAAACAGCTGGCTCAACGCGCAGGCAACGAGCGTGCCAGCCGAGCGGTTGGATCCGCAATGGCTCGTAATCGGGTTCCAATCGTGATCCCTTGCCACCGGGTCGTTTCGTCCAGCGGCGGTCTGTCTGGATTCAGTGCACCGGGGGGCTTGGAAACAAAGCGGCTGTTGCTGGAACTTGAATCGGATTAG
- a CDS encoding glycoside hydrolase family 71/99 protein — protein sequence MNSNVFSKIEVGRLPKTGLTRTGEKDTVFVNRKWIRGYRNRWRFPLQVLAVVLLVGCFHVTPSHAQINLGTPWPATDALGRTLPSDSEVPSPRGDRFVGIFYFLTAGRDIHLLPNDLAKILPQDPDLLSKPDSPLWGPRGPYYWGEPIYGYYNARDPWVIRRHATLLADAGVDTVIFDTTNRLTYPDVYMQICKVWSQMLRDGEQVPRLCFMVNTKAGQTADELYHDLYEPRRYPELWFHWQGKPLLICDPELASEDVKQFFTLRKAHWPFTMEDTHNAWHWEATYPQPYSYDESPDRPEQVNVSVAQNLDVTSGKPVNMSQKMARGRSFHDGQQNIGPDSVNRGANFNEQWRRAYQLDPPFVMVTGWNEWTAGKYSRPGVPVVFVDQFDQEFSRDIEPVTGLHGDNYYYQLVAGIRRYKGLPALPKASSPKTIQLDAGFDQWQGVSPEFTDHVFDTGHRDFGKGEVHYTNTSGRNDFVTMKVSRDSENLYFYAKSRLPLTARSDPNWMWLMIDMDRDRNTGWEGYDFLLNRTIDGDQSWLEKHLDGWQWQKVSQVEIRVEDNELMLAVPRESLGLSANGAIEFDFKWWDNPQSPGEIMDTYSSGDTAPDARFNFRYSAAKF from the coding sequence ATGAACAGCAACGTTTTCTCAAAGATTGAGGTTGGCAGGTTGCCAAAGACCGGCCTTACAAGGACCGGCGAAAAAGACACCGTCTTTGTGAATCGTAAATGGATTCGGGGATACCGGAACCGTTGGCGATTCCCGCTTCAGGTTTTGGCAGTCGTTTTGCTTGTTGGCTGTTTCCACGTGACGCCCTCCCATGCGCAAATCAACCTCGGCACACCATGGCCAGCCACCGATGCTCTTGGCCGAACGTTGCCCTCCGACTCCGAAGTTCCCTCGCCTCGTGGTGATCGATTCGTTGGCATTTTTTACTTCCTAACCGCTGGGCGAGACATCCACCTGCTGCCAAATGATCTTGCCAAGATCTTGCCGCAAGACCCTGATCTTCTGAGTAAGCCAGACTCTCCGTTGTGGGGACCGCGAGGGCCGTACTATTGGGGAGAACCGATCTACGGCTACTACAACGCACGCGACCCCTGGGTGATTCGTCGGCATGCGACGCTGTTGGCTGATGCGGGGGTGGATACCGTCATCTTTGATACGACCAATCGGCTGACGTACCCCGATGTCTACATGCAGATCTGCAAGGTTTGGTCGCAGATGCTTCGCGACGGCGAACAAGTGCCGCGACTCTGTTTTATGGTCAACACCAAGGCGGGGCAAACCGCAGACGAGCTTTATCACGATCTGTACGAGCCGAGGCGGTATCCCGAACTCTGGTTTCATTGGCAGGGTAAGCCGCTGTTGATTTGTGATCCCGAGCTCGCCAGCGAGGACGTGAAGCAGTTCTTTACGCTCCGCAAAGCGCATTGGCCGTTTACGATGGAGGACACGCATAACGCTTGGCACTGGGAAGCGACTTACCCGCAACCTTACAGCTACGATGAATCGCCGGATCGGCCCGAGCAGGTTAACGTGTCTGTTGCTCAGAACTTGGATGTGACCAGCGGCAAGCCAGTCAACATGAGTCAGAAAATGGCGCGGGGTCGGAGCTTCCATGATGGTCAGCAAAACATTGGACCCGACTCGGTCAATCGAGGTGCCAACTTCAACGAGCAGTGGCGCCGAGCCTACCAGTTGGATCCACCTTTCGTGATGGTCACGGGCTGGAACGAGTGGACGGCAGGCAAGTACTCGCGTCCGGGCGTGCCGGTGGTGTTCGTCGATCAATTTGATCAAGAGTTCAGCCGCGACATTGAACCGGTTACTGGATTGCACGGTGATAACTACTATTACCAATTGGTCGCGGGAATCCGTCGGTACAAAGGCCTGCCAGCCTTGCCGAAGGCTTCATCCCCGAAGACGATTCAATTGGACGCCGGCTTTGATCAGTGGCAAGGCGTTAGCCCCGAATTCACCGATCACGTTTTTGATACCGGTCATCGTGACTTTGGAAAAGGAGAAGTGCATTACACGAACACCAGCGGACGCAATGATTTTGTGACCATGAAAGTGTCGCGTGATTCGGAAAACCTTTACTTCTATGCAAAGTCTCGCCTGCCACTCACGGCTCGCTCGGATCCCAATTGGATGTGGCTGATGATTGATATGGACCGCGATAGAAACACGGGGTGGGAAGGGTACGACTTCCTTTTAAATCGCACGATCGATGGTGATCAATCCTGGCTGGAAAAACACTTGGATGGGTGGCAGTGGCAGAAAGTATCCCAAGTTGAAATTCGCGTCGAAGACAACGAGTTGATGTTAGCGGTGCCTCGTGAATCGCTTGGACTGTCTGCCAACGGCGCGATAGAGTTTGATTTTAAGTGGTGGGACAATCCTCAAAGCCCAGGCGAGATCATGGATACGTACTCCAGCGGCGATACCGCTCCGGACGCTCGGTTCAACTTCCGTTATTCCGCAGCAAAGTTTTGA
- a CDS encoding 3-keto-disaccharide hydrolase, with amino-acid sequence MFQTRKRFVIGLSVVGMIATQLVLIGRLGAGEVDPQQSEWYQKYKKQANVPEPENMLLNTDPEPDLAEGFQPLFNGKDLSGWSPKGGTCTFEVKGDLLVGSCVPGSNSTYLCTDKSDYEDFIFTCDMKWEVDGNSGVMFRAQVKPGGTGETVFGPQAEMEGISGDRFWSGGIYGQSCGGYFYPLWLKEHQAARDALDRSGWNRLTVMAKGNVVKTWINGVPAAHWIDDGTYPKGFFGLQIHKGAKGIVHWKNVKVKELSE; translated from the coding sequence ATGTTTCAAACACGTAAGAGATTTGTCATTGGGTTGTCGGTTGTCGGTATGATCGCGACTCAGCTTGTTTTGATCGGTCGGTTGGGGGCCGGTGAGGTTGATCCTCAACAAAGCGAGTGGTATCAGAAGTACAAAAAGCAAGCCAATGTACCAGAGCCTGAAAACATGTTGCTCAACACGGACCCCGAGCCCGATCTGGCGGAGGGTTTTCAACCGCTTTTCAATGGCAAGGACCTGAGTGGATGGAGTCCTAAAGGGGGAACTTGCACGTTTGAGGTCAAGGGCGATTTGCTCGTCGGGTCCTGCGTTCCCGGTTCGAATAGTACCTACTTGTGTACGGACAAGTCGGACTACGAGGACTTCATTTTTACCTGCGACATGAAATGGGAAGTCGACGGCAACTCGGGAGTGATGTTCCGGGCTCAGGTGAAACCAGGTGGAACGGGTGAAACGGTTTTTGGCCCACAAGCCGAAATGGAAGGGATCTCAGGTGATCGCTTTTGGTCTGGCGGGATCTATGGCCAAAGTTGTGGCGGTTACTTCTATCCCTTGTGGCTCAAAGAGCATCAAGCCGCTCGTGATGCCTTGGATCGTAGCGGCTGGAACCGTTTGACGGTCATGGCCAAAGGTAACGTTGTGAAAACTTGGATCAATGGCGTTCCTGCAGCGCACTGGATTGACGATGGAACGTATCCAAAGGGGTTCTTCGGCTTGCAAATTCACAAGGGCGCCAAAGGCATCGTGCATTGGAAAAACGTCAAGGTGAAGGAACTTAGCGAGTAG